The stretch of DNA TGTTTTTAAACATAAGCCTGTAAACATGAATATCAGTTGTATTATCATTGACGATGAGCCTCTAGCCATAAAGATTTTGGAAAAGTACATTGCTACTATTCCTTACCTCCAGCTCAAGCAAAGCTTTGAAAATCCTCTGGCTGCAATGCGGTATTTACAAAAAGAACAAATTGACCTTATTTTTTTAGATATTAATATGCCGGAATTATCTGGCATTAGCCTGGTCAAAGCCTTGCCTCATCCACCCCTTGTGATTTTCACGACAGCCTTCCCCGAACATGCAGTAGAAGGTTTTGAACTGGCTGCAGTCGATTATTTGGTTAAACCTTTTTCAAAGGAGCGCTTCCTAAAGGCCATTCACAAAGCAGGCCTACAGCTAGGCCATTCTCTTCACCAATCGTCATCGGGGAATCACCTTACCATTAAAGCTGATAAAAAAATTTACCGCATTCCATTCGAAGAAATCCTGCTTTGTCAAGCCTATGGAGATTATGTCAAAATCATAACAACCGATAAACAATTATTACCAAAAACTACGCTTGCCAACCTAAGTCAGCAACTTCCTGAGTCACGCTTTCTAAGGGTGCACCGTTCTTACCTTGTGGCGTGGAATAAAGTCAATTACCTGGAGGGAAATCAGTTGAAGATTGGTCAACTGCTGGTTCCCATCGGTCAGCAATACAGAGAGGCTGTGCTGAGTCGCTTCGCCTGACAAAAACAAGTAATATTTGCTTTTTAGGCCAAAGTCTTCCGAAAGATGTTCCCATCCCTCTCTTTATAGCGCGAAAAATTTTATTTTGGTGCATGATTCTTCATTAAACCCAACTTTAACATGTCTAATGAAAAACTAAAGGCCTACTGGAAGGAAAATCTCTGGTACCTTTTTATTCTGCTCACCATTTGGTTTGTGGTATCTTATGGATTTGGAATACTACTGGTTGAATCGTTAAATAAAGTCCGTATAGGAGGAGCCAAGTTAGGATTTTGGTTTGCTCAACAGGGTTCGATCTATGTATTTGTCGTTTTAATTTTTGTCTATGTCTATTTAATGAACAGACTGGATAAAAAATATGGCCTAGACGAGTAAAACGTTCCTTCCTATTGACGAAACCAACTTTTACAAATAAAGAAAAATCATGAGTGTTTTAACCTGGACATATATCATAGTAGGACTCACCTTTGCTTTATACATTGGCATTGCCATCTGGTCACGTGCCGGTTCAACCAAGGATTTTTATGTGGCAGGCGGCGGTGTTTCTCCGCTGGCCAACGGCATGGCTACTGCGGCAGATTGGATGTCGGCAGCCTCTTTCATTTCTATGGCTGGTTTGATCAGCTTCATGGGCTATGACGGAGGGGTTTATCTGATGGGATGGACGGGCGGCTACGTTTTGCTAGCCCTTTTGCTAGCCCCATATTTGCGAAAATTCGGGAAGTTTACCGTACCAGATTTCATTGGTGATCGTTATTATTCTAATGTTGCCAGAACGGTTGCTGTGATTTGCGCCATTATCATTTCCTTCACCTATGTGGCAGGACAGATGCGAGGAGTAGGAGTCGTTTTCTCCCGCTTTTTGGAAGTGGATATCAACACGGGGGTATACATAGGTATGGCGATTGTGTTATTCTATGCCGTTTTGGGAGGAATGAAAGGGATTACCTATACCCAGGTGGCCCAATATTGTGTATTAATCTTTGCTTATATGGTGCCAGCCTTTTTCATTTCTATTGCGATGACTGGCAATGTAATTCCTCAATTTGGCCTGTTGGGCCATATAACCGATGGCTCTGAAATATCCCTGCTCGACAAGCTGGATATGCTCCACCAAGAATTGGGATTTGCGGCTTATACTAATGGCACCAAGTCGACCACCGATATCTTTTGCATCACTATGGCCCTGATGGCCGGCACAGCTGGGTTACCACATGTTATCGTTCGGTTTTTCACCGTGCCGAAAGTACGGGATGCGAGGATGTCTGCTGGATATGCGCTGCTGTTTATCGCTATCCTTTACACAACAGCACCAGCGATTGCTGCTTTTGCCCGAACCAACCTCATTGATACGGTTAGTAATAAAGCATATGCAAGCATGCCGGAATGGTTCACCAAATGGGAAACGACCAAACTCATTACCCATAATGATAAAAATGGAGACGGCTTGATTCAATACGTCGCCAATCCTGAGCTCAACGAACTCACGATCGACCAGGACATCATGGTTTTGGCCAACCCTGAGATTGCCGGACTTCCCAATTGGGTGATAGCACTAGTGGCAGCAGGGGGGCTAGCAGCAGCACTTTCTACCGCTGCAGGCTTGTTGTTGGTTATTTCTACAGCGGTTTCTCGGGACCTGATAAAAATGCAATTAAACCCTGGTATTTCTGAAAAAAACGAACTCTTGTCGGCCCGATTAGGCGCCGCTGCTGCGGTGGTAGTCGCAGGCTATTTTGGTATTCATCCGCCTGGTTTTGTTGCGGCCACGGTTGCTTTGGCCTTTGGGTTAGCGGCAGCCTCTTTCTTTCCTGCCATCATTTTGGGTGTTTTCGATAAAAGGATGAACAGGGAAGGTGCCGTTAGTGGCATGGTCGTCGGTATCTCGATCATGCTTTTTTATATGTTAAAATTCAAATTAGGTAAATTTGGTGGTGGAACAGCCGAAGATTGGTGGTTTGGTATTTCACCAGAAGGCTTTGGAACCATTGCTATGCTTATTAATCTA from Saprospiraceae bacterium encodes:
- a CDS encoding response regulator transcription factor; this encodes MNISCIIIDDEPLAIKILEKYIATIPYLQLKQSFENPLAAMRYLQKEQIDLIFLDINMPELSGISLVKALPHPPLVIFTTAFPEHAVEGFELAAVDYLVKPFSKERFLKAIHKAGLQLGHSLHQSSSGNHLTIKADKKIYRIPFEEILLCQAYGDYVKIITTDKQLLPKTTLANLSQQLPESRFLRVHRSYLVAWNKVNYLEGNQLKIGQLLVPIGQQYREAVLSRFA
- a CDS encoding DUF4212 domain-containing protein, encoding MSNEKLKAYWKENLWYLFILLTIWFVVSYGFGILLVESLNKVRIGGAKLGFWFAQQGSIYVFVVLIFVYVYLMNRLDKKYGLDE
- a CDS encoding sodium:solute symporter family protein, with product MSVLTWTYIIVGLTFALYIGIAIWSRAGSTKDFYVAGGGVSPLANGMATAADWMSAASFISMAGLISFMGYDGGVYLMGWTGGYVLLALLLAPYLRKFGKFTVPDFIGDRYYSNVARTVAVICAIIISFTYVAGQMRGVGVVFSRFLEVDINTGVYIGMAIVLFYAVLGGMKGITYTQVAQYCVLIFAYMVPAFFISIAMTGNVIPQFGLLGHITDGSEISLLDKLDMLHQELGFAAYTNGTKSTTDIFCITMALMAGTAGLPHVIVRFFTVPKVRDARMSAGYALLFIAILYTTAPAIAAFARTNLIDTVSNKAYASMPEWFTKWETTKLITHNDKNGDGLIQYVANPELNELTIDQDIMVLANPEIAGLPNWVIALVAAGGLAAALSTAAGLLLVISTAVSRDLIKMQLNPGISEKNELLSARLGAAAAVVVAGYFGIHPPGFVAATVALAFGLAAASFFPAIILGVFDKRMNREGAVSGMVVGISIMLFYMLKFKLGKFGGGTAEDWWFGISPEGFGTIAMLINLSISLVVSRLTPAPPMEVQDIVDNIRVPSGAGKAVDH